TCATCACTTTAGATCCCACGAGTACTTTAAAAATGATTCACTCCTATTGATTAGTGTCGAAAGTAGCTTATATTCTGTTTTCATGTTAATAGTCTGTTATATGTTTTATCCGTAATTATTTAGTGACTAAAATTGCCAATGATGATCACAACATTTCTTgatctttgttttcttattcGGTAGGATGGGATTTTCCTGCCATACGAGAATATGCTCAACTATGATAGCTTTGCAGTGCGATTATCTGAAGAGGAAATTCCAAACTTGATAAAGATTCTCCGGGTATTTATTTTCCCCGATTTTTCTCTAGTTATTGAGTTATTGCATAATTTGTCGTAGACACTGCATAAAGTTTTCATCCTAGGAAACATTGGTTGAGTGATTTGCAATCCATGTCTTGCAGGGATTCAACGAGacagaaatcaaattcaaactggaaaatgttaaaaaaatatggcAAAGATTCGTGTACCGTGATTCTGTTTTGCTTGAAGCTGAAAGGCAAAAATCTGCTTTTGGACATGTTGATGATTGGGCAATTGAGTTCTTAAAACTGACCGAGGATGATGTCTCCGCCACTTTAATGCAGGTACTCCTCTTCACTTGTCAAAACCATTTAGATTTCAGCAAGCTGTTAGCAACTAGGCGATATGGTAATCAAACTCAGACAGATagagaaataaaacaaagttgGAAGAAACAAAAACTTTGCATTGATATCTATAAAGTTTCATTAATTTCCAATTTCTAATTTAGTTGAGACTGTAGGAGAATATGGTTTCCTATGATATGATTATGCTGTGGGATTATATGGCAAGTAATTTCAAATCCAATATATTATGAAAAGCAGAAGTTGTAGATGAACAGAAGCATGATGCTGTATCGTCAAACATTATGTGAAaagtgtaaaataaataatctacATTGCAATTCATGATACTGTAATTTGTACAGCATTTTTTTGTGTCTATCTCACTCCCCTCTATCATCTATTACTTCTTTCTCATTTTGGTTGTCTTAGTGTCATTTCCCTTGTCTGTATGTATTTGATCTTTTGACTAAATGGTGTTTGTGTTAAACAAGATTTTGCATTACAAGTTACATAATGATCCTTGGAGGAAACAAGTTCGCCACAACAAACAGTTTGGATTACCTCACCAGTGTCTGGTAAGCACCAGCTGAGGAGCTTGGTTAATGTGAAGACCAAAATCAAGATACTTCCAGAGGAGCAGGGGAAAGGATAACCTTTTCAGCTTCATTTTTGCAATCTATTTTCATACCATTTTTCAATCGTTTGTAAAAGTTCATCAAGTTCCTTGTAGATGTTTCCATCTCCAGTGCAGAAAATCATTCAACCAGGTTGAAcatcatacataattttttgtcCCTTctcacatacatatatatgctTGAGTGCATTTTGCAGTTCTTCTTTCAAAGGGTGCTACCATGTGCAATTGTAAAGTTATGTCATTCACATGAGATTTTTATGGtgaaagaaagaggaagaaaaatggttacatatttattttacctGTTACATTTTTCTTCCCTGGATAGTATCATGAAGTAGACAGCAGATATTTTAAATAGGGTTGGCAAGGTGGTGTTATACTGTACTCAGTAATTATATGTTAATGCTGATTGCATAATTATTGAATGTTTTGGATTTTGGAATTTCTTAATTAAGCTTAATTATTAACAAGTGAGTGATATAATGATATTAATACTCACCTCCAAAATAGTGTCGAGTTAAGATAGGACAATGGAGGAGACATTACAGTTTACTAAAACTTCACTTCACACGtaatgttgaaaattttatgcAGAAATTTACCCTTTGGTGACTTGATTAAGACCTATTATTGGAAGGAACTTGATTATTTGCTTGGTAAgatcataataataatcataattaaccATAATTAGTACTCTCCAAATCCCTTGAAGACGtgatcttaaatttttaaaacttgtatCTTCGATTTTTTTCGTACAAAATTAGGAATTAAATCTTATCCTTgctaaataaattgattattatattttatgtatttaataccttaaacatattttttttttttaaatttgtgattgattttcGTCATGACGAcgtgaaattattatatatttattatactcATAGTCGGAGTTTGCTCTGTAGTTGGTTCACTTTTTGGTTTGGatatttgaaataaacaaattttgtgGGGTTTAGTCTGGTATcatttgaacataaaaaaagaaaaaaattgaattatgttaaaccaatttttatgatttgctttaaatcaattttgcgattttattttgcaatttttttatctgtatatgtactcaattttaattttttttaatgacaaCTTAAGATCaataatgttactttttttatttcattataattagttttgttcaacatattacatataatttgttatatacatcaacaactttttttttttttatctacaaAAGAGCtaaaacagaatataaaaaCATAAGGGTATCTATCTTCAACacaaaggaaaataaagaacaataaTTGTTATGTTACATTTATAtaccataatatatattattatattttacagtCATGTATTACTAAATCACACAATCTTCCAACATTGCACTTTCAGGTTAGGATATAAGATTGAAACTTTTCATAAGACACACAAGTGAATATAATGTTGCTTAGGGACTCCATTATTACGATATTACTAACTGAGATTATGGACAACAATTAAAAAACCATgcttcaaaaaataaaaattagcaaAGTATTATATcctttaacaattcttttattCATATCTAAAATTAGATCCCCTAAATCAAAAACATGCTTGATTGTGATCTTCGAGTTAAGATAGAGCAAAGCATAAGATGAAGGAAACACAAAAGCAAGCTACACCTTTTAACCAAAATCCTGATAAAGTGTTTTTTGTTGAAGACTAAACTAAGCTCCTTTTTCACTATGCCAGTTTTTTCTATGATAAACTATCTTCCCTCTAAGCATTGCTAGCTGACAACAGAAagaaattttatcataaaagacACAAGCAAAGTCCAACACCTTCTGATCATAGTCATAACATAGGAAAGGTAGGTAAAGTAGGTGCATTTTCTTCAATAACTTAGTAGTTCCAAATGGAAGTGGAGAAAGTAAGGTCCTCGTTTGTGTCATATGCTTCAAACTGAATTTCTTCAGATGCAAGATAGTTACACACAACTTCATGGTCATGCATCTCAATCAGTTCCTCCCAGTTAACACTACTCATGTCAGAAAACACTCCTGGTTGTTCATTCTCATCTCGTGATGCAGCTTCTGACACTGCTGAACTTCCTGAGCTGTCAGTTTTCTCTGCCTCTCTTTCATCTTTTAGTATTCCCATCTGTTGAAGAAACTCAAGCAGGTCTATCTCGGGTTTCTCCTCAAAATCAGCTGTTAGTTTTTGTGGTGAAGCTTGAGAATCTTGGGGCTGTGGAGGGAGAATCTCTGGATGGTTTTGGTTGACCAAGTTGTCAAGTTCTACCACCTTTGAATGTGGTGGTTGAGTTGGTGCAGACAGCCCGTTGTGCTTGAGCTGTTGCAGCCTCTGGTGGATGAGATGGAGACTTGGTTGAGCATTGAGGTTGAGAAGTCCACGTGAGGGGAACATGGAGATGAAGTTGTTGGAAGGGAACCACTTGAAGTTTTGAGATTTGGTGGTGGAGTTGATGAGGTTTGGTTGCATGTGGGGGAGGTTGAGGTAAGCATCAGGACCATAGAGTCTCCTTGCAGCTTGATCATAGGCGAAAGCAGCTTCTTCTGCTGTGGCAAAGGAGCCAAGCCAGAGTCTTGATCTCTTCTTAGGCTCTCTTATCTCAGCGACCCATTTGCCCCATGTTCTTTGTCTGACACCTCTATACTCACAGGAGGCATTTTGGGGGCCACCTTTGCCCCTAGTTGGGCCTTTCTTCCATGGTTTTAGAGGGGAGTTTTTGCAACCATCCATGGCTGATAGTGATGGGAATTGAGgaaggatgatgatgatgatacaCTTGGAATTGATGCATGATGAGGGAGGAATGGAGCGGGATATGTAGGAGCAAGAGTGAAGTTTGGTGTTAAATGTTGTCACGTTTGGAGAAGTGGCCATGTGACCGTTGTGCTTTCTGAAGACACAGATATTGCTTCAAgtcttcactatttttttacttttcattttcttcttcttacatGGAATTTTCTGGGTTGAATGAattcttttcttgttcttgttgtcaACTTTGTAAATTACACGTGTTGGTTACTGTGACTAAGTGTTGCATGTTCTTAACATGTGGTGGATAATCATACTTTTGttgtcttttctctttcataCAATACTCTCCCTGT
This genomic interval from Vigna radiata var. radiata cultivar VC1973A chromosome 8, Vradiata_ver6, whole genome shotgun sequence contains the following:
- the LOC106771694 gene encoding dehydration-responsive element-binding protein 2F, which translates into the protein MATSPNVTTFNTKLHSCSYISRSIPPSSCINSKCIIIIILPQFPSLSAMDGCKNSPLKPWKKGPTRGKGGPQNASCEYRGVRQRTWGKWVAEIREPKKRSRLWLGSFATAEEAAFAYDQAARRLYGPDAYLNLPHMQPNLINSTTKSQNFKWFPSNNFISMFPSRGLLNLNAQPSLHLIHQRLQQLKHNGLSAPTQPPHSKVVELDNLVNQNHPEILPPQPQDSQASPQKLTADFEEKPEIDLLEFLQQMGILKDEREAEKTDSSGSSAVSEAASRDENEQPGVFSDMSSVNWEELIEMHDHEVVCNYLASEEIQFEAYDTNEDLTFSTSIWNY